One stretch of Pyrenophora tritici-repentis strain M4 chromosome 4, whole genome shotgun sequence DNA includes these proteins:
- a CDS encoding membrane protein, with the protein MFEGRHASDRYHLHLHRARSVVLTSAELVEIRAAQRTFEGAYVRTAIGQFSFALVVLKIFTAEFYSIGALFAVYGAGILFISLFRRQQGNKQFFSELGEDGLQKKKFRTSGNVVSVLTALSVSAYVCLLVLTLKLAT; encoded by the exons ATGTTTGAA GGTCGTCACGCATCCGACCGATACCACCTACATCTGCACCGCGCGCGCTCAGTCGTCCTGACGAGCGCAGAGTTGGTTGAGATCCGTGCAGCACAGAGGACGTTTGAAGGCGCCTATGTGCGCACAGCCATCGGCCAGTTCTCCTTTGCCCTCGTCGTACTGAAGATCTTCACTGCCGAGTTCTACTCTATCGGGGCGCTATTCGCTGTCTATGGCGCTGGCATCTTGTTCATCAGTTTGTTCCGACGCCAGCAAG GCAACAAGCAGTTCTTTTCCGAGTTAGGCGAAGATGGCctacagaagaagaagttcCGCACGAGCGGCAACGTCGTGTCCGTACTGACGGCGTTGAGTGTATCTGCCTACGTTTGTCTGCTGGTACTCACGCTGAAGCTTGCCACCTAA
- a CDS encoding Luteo-Vpg domain containing protein — MLTNGIIKAYLVLLTVSMAATIVTTFLLILPHAHGRSHTSIPAAETMTTEYSTTATDFSAPTDAAFTAVQNILVPEIRSTSTTTTTTEMWYPGEPRPPRNYHSPKPSLWQQIRSRPRIEGLEIDSQDHTFCHPHSLEYLYYTITYPNGTLARNLEGRHALFYTPSPWPITYFDHFAEAILNDTPTTTTGCTGAHCFNRVIPGVSYKGDPVVLKQIQHPSTLRGAEWQDTKCQYSGPVRSGDVSESRVALAEIGYFIRGANLPPPVLD; from the exons ATGCTCACCAACGGCATTATCAAAGCCTATCTCGTGTTGCTTACGGTTTCCATGGCGGCTACAATAGTCACAACATTTCTCCTAATTTTACCGCATGCGCATGGTCGCAGTCATACCTCAATACCAGCTGCGGAAACGATGACAACTGAGTACAGCACGACTGCCACAGACTTCTCAGCACCAACAGATGCAGCCTTCACGGCCGTGCAAAACATCCTCGTACCAGAAATCCGAAG CACctccacaaccacaaccacaaccgAAATGTGGTACCCTGGCGAACCACGCCCCCCACGTAACTACCACTCCCCCAAGCCCTCACTCTGGCAGCAAATCCGCAGCCGCCCCCGAATCGAAGGCCTAGAGATCGACTCTCAAGACCACACATTCTGCCACCCGCACTCCTTGGAATACCTCTACTACACCATCACCTACCCAAACGGCACACTCGCCCGCAACCTCGAAGGCCGCCATGCTCTCTTCTACACACCTTCACCCTGGCCAATCACGTATTTTGACCATTTCGCGGAGGCGATTCTGAATGATACGCCGACGACAACAACGGGATGTACCGGCGCACACTGCTTTAATAGAGTGATACCAGGCGTATCTTACAAAGGCGATCCCGTAGTGTTAAAGCAAATCCAACATCCGTCCACCCTCCGGGGCGCAGAATGGCAAGATACTAAATGCCAGTACTCCGGTCCCGTACGCAGCGGCGACGTCTCCGAATCCCGCGTCGCACTCGCCGAGATTGGGTATTTCATCCGCGGGGCGAATCTTCCGCCGCCGGTGCTCGA TTAG
- a CDS encoding putative 6-phosphofructo-2-kinase 1 protein, producing the protein MSKLTLPLDNAQQPKTNTDNDLTPRAVPTEPNFPAVAPAKNVQALKERALQNGELKSVPNPVQQQQHNGHLIAKDGVGAALSDTPLPSVPGSPREYGEAPSQSSSYFADRNSALTRNSSTTSTPRLRPTTLDIPGLTKSKVSPDGKIAQRDVGSKLVIVMVGLPARGKSYITKKMARYLNWLQHDTKIFNVGEKRRVAASHSGFRLSQANLERVSSTVRQAIEEHQDTLPQIAAKILINGDPAHDGAIDPQKMPDPRRGSTAIADDEDGPPLPPPRVEVTSPGPKAPSPNNGQNEENESMDQSADFFDPQNQRAAALREQCAMETLDDLLDYILKGSGSVGIFDATNSTLARRQQIMERIRNRAGPELNVLFVESVCRDQNLLESNMRLKLSGPDYADKDPVAALADFKKRVAIYEKNYVPIGDYEEDHNMPYVKMVDVGRKMISHQIKGFLAGQAVYYLLNFNLAPRMIWITRHGESTDNVAGKIGGDSDLSPNGQKYAKAMTRFIASQRKDWAVRQADKMAHTHFPPAAGDHTPPNPYYSHELEAHNFCVWTSMLKRSIQTGQYFCDEEFEVKQMRMLDELNAGLMEGLTYEEIRTKYADEYLRRRRDKLAYRYPGPGGEGYLDVINRIRPVIVELERMTDHCLLITHRSVARVLLAYFQGLKREDVADLDCPLGMLYQLEPKPYGVEFKAWRYNSETDGFDHLPDYKLRRSPVQTNN; encoded by the coding sequence ATGAGCAAACTCACCCTACCGCTCGACAACGCACAGCAGCCAAAGACCAACACCGACAACGATCTCACACCCCGCGCCGTCCCTACAGAGCCAAACTTTCCCGCAGTCGCGCCTGCTAAGAACGTCCAGGCGCTCAAAGAGCGCGCCCTACAGAATGGCGAGCTGAAAAGCGTACCGAACCCTGTTCAGCAACAGCAGCACAATGGCCACTTGATCGCAAAGGATGGCGTGGGCGCTGCCTTGAGCGACACGCCACTTCCCTCTGTTCCGGGCAGTCCGCGAGAGTATGGAGAGGCGCCGTCGCAGAGCTCATCCTACTTCGCTGACCGCAACAGCGCCCTCACGCGTAACAGCTCCACTACCTCCACCCCACGATTACGCCCCACGACGCTCGATATCCCTGGCTTGACAAAGTCAAAGGTCTCGCCCGACGGCAAGATTGCACAGCGCGATGTCGGTTCCAAGCTCGTCATCGTCATGGTTGGACTGCCCGCGCGAGGCAAGTCATATATCACAAAGAAGATGGCACGCTACCTGAACTGGCTGCAGCACGACACTAAGATTTTCAATGTGGGAGAGAAGCGGAGAGTAGCCGCGAGTCACAGCGGGTTCCGCCTGTCGCAAGCGAACCTCGAGCGGGTCTCCTCCACAGTCAGACAGGCCATTGAAGAGCACCAGGACACCTTGCCGCAGATTGCTGCGAAAATTCTTATCAATGGCGACCCCGCGCACGATGGGGCCATTGACCCACAGAAGATGCCGGACCCACGCCGGGGTAGCACCGCCATCGCAGACGACGAAGACGGTCCTCCGCTGCCACCACCTCGTGTTGAGGTCACCTCGCCCGGCCCAAAGGCGCCGTCGCCAAACAATGGACAGAATGAGGAAAACGAGTCCATGGACCAGTCGGCAGACTTTTTCGACCCGCAGAACCAGCGTGCAGCAGCTTTGCGCGAACAATGCGCTATGGAGACGTTGGATGACTTGCTGGACTATATTCTCAAGGGTAGTGGCTCTGTGGGTATATTTGACGCGACCAACAGCACGCTCGCGCGACGACAGCAGATCATGGAACGGATACGGAATCGCGCTGGACCAGAGCTCAACGTCCTCTTCGTCGAGAGTGTATGCCGTGATCAGAATCTGCTCGAGTCCAACATGCGCCTGAAACTTTCGGGACCGGATTACGCTGACAAGGACCCTGTTGCGGCTCTGGCTGACTTCAAGAAGCGTGTAGCCATTTACGAGAAGAACTATGTCCCGATTGGCGACTACGAAGAGGATCACAACATGCCCTACGTCAAGATGGTGGATGTAGGCCGAAAGATGATCTCTCATCAAATCAAAGGCTTCCTCGCTGGCCAGGCCGTCTACTACCTCCTCAACTTCAACCTTGCGCCGCGCATGATATGGATCACACGACACGGCGAGTCAACTGATAATGTAGCAGGCAAGATAGGTGGTGACTCTGATCTCAGCCCGAATGGCCAAAAGTACGCCAAAGCCATGACGCGTTTCATTGCCTCTCAGCGCAAGGACTGGGCAGTTCGACAGGCGGATAAAATGGCTCATACCCACTTTCCACCCGCTGCAGGCGATCACACGCCCCCGAACCCGTACTACAGCCACGAACTCGAAGCCCATAACTTCTGCGTCTGGACGTCTATGCTGAAACGCAGTATCCAGACAGGCCAGTACTTCTGTGACGAGGAGTTTGAGGTCAAGCAAATGCGCATGCTGGATGAGCTCAACGCCGGTCTCATGGAGGGCCTTACCTATGAGGAAATCCGTACAAAGTACGCAGACGAGTACCTTCGACGGCGACGCGATAAGCTTGCATACCGCTACCCCGGACCCGGTGGCGAAGGCTACCTGGACGTCATAAATCGTATCCGCCCCGTTATCGTGGAATTGGAGCGCATGACAGACCACTGCTTGCTCATCACCCATCGCAGTGTTGCGCGCGTACTACTGGCATACTTCCAGGGCCTCAAGCGCGAGGATGTGGCTGACCTTGACTGCCCGCTCGGTATGCTTTATCAACTTGAACCTAAACCCTACGGCGTCGAGTTCAAGGCATGGCGATACAACTCGGAGACGGACGGTTTCGACCACCTGCCAGACTACAAGCTTCGACGGTCCCCCGTTCAGACCAACAACTAG
- a CDS encoding RnhA, Ribonuclease HI, translating to MAGTVSVTSSGSSGKRKGGATPKVYAVKAGKKPGIYSTWDEAKLQTDGVPGAIYQSFSTRTEAEAFMKSTGTYKAKPGKSKYYGVAAGHEPGVYTNWADVQAQIKGFKGAEQKSFPTRVEAEAYVDAKKDAKSAPSGVQGLLTISDTSSVTTHKMDRSGESAPKRQKKDNTSPKLVRTNGDIKYEPGMGPLPPDAEDGFDRTLKLGEDGQIRIKTEEELGATKRQATGDSRGTIVVSTDGSSRGNGQLGARAGVGVYFGPADPRNVSEPLRGSKQTNQRAELVAIARALDHVPIDRDVEIRTDSMYSQKCLQEWFYNWERKNWYNSAGKEVENKDLIQPIIARIRERDRCRAKTKITWVKGHNVDEGNIAADALANGGSDSWTVKLASGNPLDMSETLRTEYTNEFLENRPSVIKTEQNPLAVEEDFIGDDELGEDWYHTTFEQDCAKSHPNTGPGPRPSTDAEQEAKSAVEMAKEAVSNLVDNGTPVPIIDGTEATVVVTPKKPKPDESIVV from the exons ATGGCAGGCACCGTGTCCGTCACGTCGTCCGGCTCGAGCGGGAAGCGCAAGGGCGGCGCAACCCCTAAAGTATACGCTGTCAAGGCTGGAAAGAAACCGGGCATATATAGCACCTGGGATGAGGCCAAGCTACAGACCGACGGCGTTCCAGGAGCTATCT ACCAATCGTTTTCCACACGTACCGAAGCGGAGGCTTTTATGAAGAGCACTGGTACTTACAAAGCTAAACCAGGCAAATCAAAATACTACGGAGTTGCGGCTGGCCATGAACCAGGTGTATATACAAACTGGGCAGATGTACAGGCCCAGATCAAGGGCTTCAAGGGCGCGGAACAGAAGTCCTTCCCAACACGAGTAGAGGCGGAGGCGTACGTCGACGCCAAAAAAGATGCGAAAAGCGCGCCTAGCGGTGTGCAAGGGCTTCTCACCATTTCCGACACATCATCAGTAACAACGCACAAGATGGATCGAAGTGGAGAGAGTGCGCCCAAGCGGCAAAAGAAGGATAACACATCGCCAAAGTTGGTCAGGACAAATGGAGATATCAAGTACGAGCCTGGAATGGGGCCCCTGCCTCCCGACGCAGAGGATGGGTTCGATCGTACTCTGAAGCTTGGTGAAGATGGGCAGATTAGAATCAAAACAGAGGAGGAACTTGGTGCGACAAAACGACAAGCTACAGGCGACTCCAGGGGTACCATAGTAGTAAGCACAGATGGGTCCTCCCGTGGAAATGGCCAGTTAGGCGCTAGAGCTGGTGTAGGTGTCTACTTTGGTCCTGCAGACCCCAG GAATGTGAGCGAGCCCCTTCGAGGGAGCAAGCAAACAAACCAGCGAGCCGAATTGGTCGCAATAGCTCGAGCTTTAGATCACGTACCGATCGATCGCGACGTTGAGATCAGAACCGATTCCATGTATTCGCAAAAGTGCCTACAGGAGTGGTTTTATAACTGGGAAAGGAAAAACTGGTACAATTCCGCCGGCAAGGAAGTGGAAAACAAGGATCTTATCCAACCCATAATAGCCAGGATACGGGAACGTGATCGCTGCAGAGCAAAGACGAAAATTACGTGGGTCAAAGGCCACAACGTAGATGAGGGGAACATTGCAGCCGATGCCCTAGCCAACGGAGGCTCAGACAGCTGGACTGTCAAATTGGCCTCAGGAAACCCTCTGGACATGTCCGAGACGTTGAGAACTGAATACACCAACGAGTTCCTCGAAAATCGTCCCTCGGTTATCAAAACAGAGCAAAACCCCCTCGCTGTCGAAGAAGACTTCATAGGCGATGACGAACTAGGCGAAGATTGGTACCACACCACATTTGAACAGGATTGTGCTAAAAGTCATCCGAATACTGGTCCAGGCCCCCGGCCGTCTACTGATGCAGAACAGGAGGCTAAATCGGCTGTAGAAATGGCGAAAGAGGCGGTTAGTAACCTTGTGGACAACGGAACTCCGGTACCGATAATTGATGGAACAGAAGCGACAGTTGTAGTGACGCCCAAGAAACCAAAGCCTGATGAAAGTATAGTGGTGTAG